The sequence below is a genomic window from Nitrosomonas sp..
GATCCGGTCAGAACGCGTAAGTTATTATTACATGCTGAGGAAATCAAACGGCTCATTGGCAAAGTTGAACGCGCGGGTTATACATTGGTTCCACTGGATATGCATTATAAAGCCGGGCGCATCAAACTTGAAATCGGTCTTGCCAAAGGAAAAAAACTGCATGATAAACGCGAGTCCGAAAAACAAAAAGAATGGGATCGGGAGAAACAGCGTTTAATGCGCGCCAAATAAGAAATTCAAAGTTCATCGTATTAATTTTTTAGTCGAATCATCCATGAATACAGAAAAAAAACCCATTGCAATCTGGTTGCTGATCTGCTGTGCCCTGGTATTTGCCATGGTTGTTGTCGGTGGTGTTACACGTCTGACCGACTCAGGCCTCTCCATTGTGGAGTGGCAACCTTTGGTCGGCACCATGCCGCCAATCACCGAGCGAGACTGGGACGAACTACTCGAAAAATACCGTTCATCGCCGCAGTATCAACAAGTCAATAAAGGCATGAGCGTCGATGAATTTAAAACCATCTTCTGGTGGGAATATTTGCATCGATTGCTGGGACGGCTTATCGGTTTGGTATTTTTCATTCCGTTTGTTTATTTCCTGGTCAAAAAGAAAATTGACAAACCATTGGGTTACAAACTCACCGGTATTTTCATTCTCGGTGGGTTACAAGGATTCATGGGTTGGTATATGGTCATGAGCGGCCTGGTAGACAACCCGCGTGTCAGTCAATACCGTCTTACCGCCCATCTGGGACTCGCCTTCATCATTTTTGCAACCATGTTTTGGGTGGCGTTAGGTCTATTATCACAACCTGCTAATGTATCGGCAAATCAGAAAGCTGATCCGTTGAAAGGGCTCCGCCGCTTTGCGTATGGATTATCGTGGCTTATTTTTTTAATGGTGTTATCGGGTGGTTTTGTCGCCGGTATCCGTGCCGGACTGGCCTACAACACTTTCCCATTGATGAACGGCCATCTCATTCCACCGGATCTTTTCATACTCGAGCCCTGGTACCGCAATTTCTTTGAAAACATGACAACGGTACAATTCGACCACCGGCTGATCGCATGGATACTGATATTTACCGTACCACTGTTCTGGTTCAAAGCCGTTTTCAAAGCCGAATTATCCGGAACAACACGCTTGGCATGTCACCTGTTCCTGATTACGCTGGCGATACAAGTCAGTCTGGGTATTGCCACCTTGTTACATGTCGTGCCGATTAATTTGGCTGCAGCACATCAAGGTGGTGCGGTACTCTTGTTTGCCGCATCGCTTTGGGTGAGTCATCGCTTGAGAAAATCAGCATAGAGCGGCAATCATGCATAAAATATTGCGGCAACATAGGCAATTTATTACACATCAACCAAATCAACTAGGTTTGTAGAGAATAGGGAACGAAAAAACTACCCGGGAATGACGCAAATGATTTGTCTGGATTACCCTTTATGCCAGAGGCGTTGCGGATAAAATGGACAGAATGGCTACAAGCGGCACCGAAGATATGATTTCAGAAAGTCTATGAAGGTTAAAAAAGATTAATCCTGACAAAAAACAGTCTGCGTGAAATTTAGGCAGACTGTTTTTGCGATTTAGTTTATAAAAAGTGTTTTAACTATCTTTTCCAGAGGTGGGCGCATGCCAGCTTTACGGCCTTCGGCCAATGCTTTTTCAGGGTCTGTTCCCTGGCTGATAAGATAACTTGCCCAAATTGCTCCAGCCCGATTACCCGATCCACAATGCACCAGAATGGGTTTGGGTGATTGATTCATCGCTTTTGTGAAAGCTTCCAGGTGTTCGTTGCTCAGATCGGCGACCGTCATCGGGATATTGACATAGACCATTCCCGCACCCTCCACCAGTGCTTTTTCTTCACGTGTACCTTCATTAACCGTGCGCATATCGATGACTGTTCTAAAGCCATGCGCCGCCAGTAATGGCGCGCCGCCATCGCCGATTAATCCGGATGTGGCCACTTGTGGAGTAGCACGGTTGTAGTTTTGAACAGTGCTGACCTGGTGTCCGAATGGAATTCGTTCAGCAAACGCGGTGCTTGATAGCAGTGCAACAAGCGCAAGGGTAAGTGTGACTAAATATTTCATGATAAGCCTCGTTTCTTATGGAATTTAGTTCTTTAATGTATAAATCAGACAATCTGGATGATAAGGTAAAAACTGACAAGTTTGTAGTTTTTTGGTTAATCCAGTTCTTGTTGACTTTAACCGGAATCATGATAAAGCGGATAAAGCCTGGAACGACCAATTTCGAAGAATATTCTTACTTCGTTTGTTCAATAGCCCACTGATAAACCTGATCAAATTTACTTTGACCAGGTGAGGGCGGGTCGAGCAGCGGGCGCATGCGGTTTTCATGTTCGAAGAAATAGCCATTATGTGGATACAGACGCGGCTGATGCGGCGCATCGACGATATTGAGACCGTCAACCCTGCGTTGCCATAAAAACTCGGATGCCTGCTTGAGATTGCTTAAGACAGCGCGTTGCTGATCCGTATTTGCGGCCAGCAAATCCCACAGTTTTGCCGCTTCGAGCGGCCAGATATTAACCCCGTTCTGTTCACCACCAATACCCGCAACAAAGGATTGTCCATCGGGAGAGAATGAGAACGGATGATTACCCGGCAGTTCATGCAGCTTGTTGCCGGTTCGGGTATCCCAGAAAATCAATGCTCCATTTCCTAATCGAGTGGCAATCACTCGGCTGTCGGGACTGAATGCGCCAATTCCACTTTCATCAATCTTTCCAGGTATTGTGTGCAGTCTTTGTCCGTTGGTGACATCCCAGAGCGCGACTTCGCTCTCTCCGGTATCTGCGGCCAGAATTCTGCTATCGGGACTGAATGCCAGCGATCCACTGCCATTTTTCAATACATGCAATATGGGTAGTGATTCCATGTTCCATAAATAAATCTCATCAGGAGTTATTCCAGAACGATTGCTAGCCAGAAATTTACCATCTGGACTGATGGCCAGTGCATTGGGTGGCATACTGCTACCGGTGGGTAGGATTTCAATCAGATCGCCGGTCTCGACGTTCCAGACCTTTAACGATTCCCTGGCTCCCGTAATCAGTTTCTGATTATCAGGGGTGAACGCAAGGTGGGTTACCGTGTGTTTATCACCCGGCAGGGTTTGATGAAGGGTTCCTTCAGGGATTTTTCGTATCTGAATAGATTGCCCATTAGGTCCTTGAGCGGCCAGAAAATAACCATTCGGACTGAATACAATGCGTTCCAACCTATCACTACCGGCAACTTCGCCATATTCAATCGGTTTGCCCAGTAACTGCCCGGCGTCGATATCCCACAGGTTTACGTATGCACCATAGTATTGGGTAATGATTTTTTTGCCATCCGGGGTAAACGCAATTTTTTGGAGAATGCCAGCGTGATGGCCGATCTGTTTGATCAATGTATCGTTTTGCAGGCTGCGAATTTGGATGGATTCGTTCTCTCCGGCGCTGGCCAACCATTGACCGTTGGGGCTAAGCGCGGATTTTTCAGCACGAACCGTTGTTCGATCGTTTTTAACCAGCAGCAGACCACCCATCCAGGCAGGCAAGGACAATTGGTTTGTGCCACTCTGTTCGTTCAAATGGACGGCTTCCAGTACTTCGTCCGGCGTCAGCCATTCCTTTGTTTGAGTGTTGAGAATTTCTAGCTGACCACCGGCTACCATTAGCAGGTTATTGGATAAAAACTGTATAGCCTGAGCCATGCCCCTGGTCTTTTGACCCACGGCAAAGGTATCCACTTTTGCTCCCGAGCCGGTTTCCCATAAGTGGATATTGCCTCGTGGATCAAAAAAAGCGATCAACGCGCCATCCGGGCTGAATAATTGTACGGTACTGTGTGCGCCGGCGCCCAAGTCAAAAGAATGCATCAAAGATTCAGTGTTGACGTTCCACAGCCAGAAATTGCTGCTGCTACCACCTAATAACCCACCGCCATCCGGGCTAAATAATAACGTACCGCCATGCGTGCTAAAGACCACTGAATTTGCGGATTGTTCATGCGGCAGGGTCTGACTGTTTTCAGCCGTTGCAATATTCCATAGACTGACTGTTTCGCCTCCGTTCTTGCTGCGATTAAACGATGTCACTGCAATCGTTTGACTGTCGGGGCTGAAAGTAAAGTCCGTAATATTTTGTTGTCGAATGTCAATGGTGTGATGCAGTGCGCCACGTTGTATATCCCACAGTATCAGGGATCTCGTATCCGGTGAGAGGGTGGCAATAAATCGGCCGTCAGGGCTCACAATAAACCCCTGGGACATGCTATTGCCATCGAAACGTTGCAAAAGCTCACCGCTAGTCGCATTCCAAACGCTGACCGGGCTTCTGTTCGACCCGACTGCAAGCCAGGGTTGATTGGGATGAAATGCGATATCCCAGGAAGCGACACTTTGACTGGGTAATTCACGTGTAAGATGGCCTGAATGCGTATCCCATAGCTCAACGACAGGCGACATGCCAGCCAGAGCGAGCTTGTTTCCGTCGGGGCTGAAGCGGGCTTCTTGATTGGTGCTATCGATTTTCGTTTTGTTGAGTGTTAATTTGGCTGCACTGCCGCCAGCATTGATCATGCGCAAGGTCTTGTCTTCACAGCCTGCCAACAGCATTTGATCGTCACTGGAAAACGCGATGCTTCGCATCCATTGGCAATCGGTATTGACAATACGATCAAGGTCGCCCGTGGCGGTGTTCCACATATAAACCTGATTGTTTTTTGGCGCAGCGATCAAGCTGCCATTGCTGGTAAATGCGATTCTATCGGACCCAAAATCCATGGGTATCGCCCGCAGCAATTGTCCGTTATGCACATCCCATAAATGCATGGCGCTTTTAGCAGGAATATAATCATAATCGGTTGTGGCGAAAATCTGCCCCGTTGGGTCGAAACCCAGGCCGGACAATCGCTTTAAGGATGCGCCATCAAACTTGTGCAACACCTTTCCGCTGAGCATGTCCCAAAAGCGGATGACCAGATCGTCGTCAATCGTGACGCCATTGAGTGTATTGCTGTTGGAATCGAAAGCCGTCCAGACTGCGCCATACTTGCTGTTGAATCGTTTGAGCAGTTTTCCATTGGTGACCGACCAGAGAAAAGCAGTATTTTCACTGCTTGCCGCAAGAAGAGTGCCGTCGTGACTGAATGACAAGTTTGAAATCCCCTTCACTTCAATTTTCTCGTCTCCCGTGGTGGGCGATAGCACATGCAATAGCTTATGGTTTATAGCGTCCCATATTCTGACGGTGCCGTCGTATGATCCTGAAGCCAGTATATTGCCGGCCGAATCAAATTTGACGTCAAAAATATTAGATGAATGGCCTTCGAAGGTTGAAACGAGCTGACCGGTTGCCACATTCCAGAGCCGTACCGTTTTGTCTATTGAACCCGATGCAACGAGTTGTCCATCGGGATTGCCCGCAATGCTGTAGATAACGCCCCAGTGACCGTCGCCCGGTTGGATGGGCTTTCCTGTACCGGCATCCCAGATGCGCGCAGACCGGTCGGAGGAAACT
It includes:
- a CDS encoding COX15/CtaA family protein: MNTEKKPIAIWLLICCALVFAMVVVGGVTRLTDSGLSIVEWQPLVGTMPPITERDWDELLEKYRSSPQYQQVNKGMSVDEFKTIFWWEYLHRLLGRLIGLVFFIPFVYFLVKKKIDKPLGYKLTGIFILGGLQGFMGWYMVMSGLVDNPRVSQYRLTAHLGLAFIIFATMFWVALGLLSQPANVSANQKADPLKGLRRFAYGLSWLIFLMVLSGGFVAGIRAGLAYNTFPLMNGHLIPPDLFILEPWYRNFFENMTTVQFDHRLIAWILIFTVPLFWFKAVFKAELSGTTRLACHLFLITLAIQVSLGIATLLHVVPINLAAAHQGGAVLLFAASLWVSHRLRKSA
- a CDS encoding protein tyrosine phosphatase family protein — its product is MKYLVTLTLALVALLSSTAFAERIPFGHQVSTVQNYNRATPQVATSGLIGDGGAPLLAAHGFRTVIDMRTVNEGTREEKALVEGAGMVYVNIPMTVADLSNEHLEAFTKAMNQSPKPILVHCGSGNRAGAIWASYLISQGTDPEKALAEGRKAGMRPPLEKIVKTLFIN
- the smpB gene encoding SsrA-binding protein SmpB → MSIIQNKKAFHDYFIEEKYESGMVLEGWEVKAIRAGRVQLKEAYVIIRNSELYLIGCHISPLNTASTHILPDPVRTRKLLLHAEEIKRLIGKVERAGYTLVPLDMHYKAGRIKLEIGLAKGKKLHDKRESEKQKEWDREKQRLMRAK
- a CDS encoding AAA family ATPase; amino-acid sequence: MNTLVLEEAEYGKRNHLLFPVYIESIEPPYGFSRIQTADLTGWISGTDNSGLLQLTKALRQHLRVINAPFATGENPYQGLTAFKESDTERFFGRDEEIEKYQQQFQSLIDKPLHDSTPARILFVIGPSGSGKSSLVQAGLLPRLRKVFAPPGKGLLHVLVFTPRNRPLRQLAIALARLSPEDTSKATRIHEYEMLLKQKIDGHFNGLADIVDALNAETDSESQASQHLLIVADQFEEIYTQAGQNSAEADMLVSNLLEAAREPRGRIAIIITLRSDFLEQLTYRHKALAGIFSAQAALLGPPTQQGLRQAITVPAASAGSPLNEVVVDQLVEQTLDRNGALPLLQVALGSIWEGMQQGIQPEVTLHQLGGVGGALHEQAEQLFNALNDTEQKLARHALLAMVQIGDSPIPDTRRRIQVDELIADSEHPQQLEQVLLYLSGATTNPSSHTGSLRLITLSSAKNDNDQHQDEEGARYAEIVHEALLQRWKRLKAWIDTNRDNLRIRERIRDRMQVWQENKCPNDRLLPSGSELEDGRKLLTVDKDIPISDIKPYIQRSITHRQRNARIEKIVWGSVTTLLAGFLYWALISEQEAQQNLLSANFKSANFYEERSLNALTDAHDNNDTGHYRAAWLYALEAALLPIPAEKQALSEETIGALLFGGLIRNAFNEYWFSPSMDLGDSLGQAAISSDGRLLAVGQGQKGAFGLNKQLFFWDIASGQLVRRFEDPKQGPISGLAFSPDNQFVATVSRSNNIFRAQLWDLNSGNKQHVLEQKDDLYDLKFFPDGQRLAISSSKGILEWTPNDTDTEIRHFKTEVRPWAFDLDASGKWLAVSNDSNKALIYAIDSDELIHTFKPIDESIDLARKSEWLQSSLGISPEETSKRAAGVVYLVNNITFSPDTSLLAITDSNHVNIMKIQTEALWRQLKQDGGMITSLAFRPDSLALAAGNKKGVTHLWSLNNDREVEVLQGHSDSVNGIAFTPDGKYLATVSSDRSARIWDAGTGKPIQPGDGHWGVIYSIAGNPDGQLVASGSIDKTVRLWNVATGQLVSTFEGHSSNIFDVKFDSAGNILASGSYDGTVRIWDAINHKLLHVLSPTTGDEKIEVKGISNLSFSHDGTLLAASSENTAFLWSVTNGKLLKRFNSKYGAVWTAFDSNSNTLNGVTIDDDLVIRFWDMLSGKVLHKFDGASLKRLSGLGFDPTGQIFATTDYDYIPAKSAMHLWDVHNGQLLRAIPMDFGSDRIAFTSNGSLIAAPKNNQVYMWNTATGDLDRIVNTDCQWMRSIAFSSDDQMLLAGCEDKTLRMINAGGSAAKLTLNKTKIDSTNQEARFSPDGNKLALAGMSPVVELWDTHSGHLTRELPSQSVASWDIAFHPNQPWLAVGSNRSPVSVWNATSGELLQRFDGNSMSQGFIVSPDGRFIATLSPDTRSLILWDIQRGALHHTIDIRQQNITDFTFSPDSQTIAVTSFNRSKNGGETVSLWNIATAENSQTLPHEQSANSVVFSTHGGTLLFSPDGGGLLGGSSSNFWLWNVNTESLMHSFDLGAGAHSTVQLFSPDGALIAFFDPRGNIHLWETGSGAKVDTFAVGQKTRGMAQAIQFLSNNLLMVAGGQLEILNTQTKEWLTPDEVLEAVHLNEQSGTNQLSLPAWMGGLLLVKNDRTTVRAEKSALSPNGQWLASAGENESIQIRSLQNDTLIKQIGHHAGILQKIAFTPDGKKIITQYYGAYVNLWDIDAGQLLGKPIEYGEVAGSDRLERIVFSPNGYFLAAQGPNGQSIQIRKIPEGTLHQTLPGDKHTVTHLAFTPDNQKLITGARESLKVWNVETGDLIEILPTGSSMPPNALAISPDGKFLASNRSGITPDEIYLWNMESLPILHVLKNGSGSLAFSPDSRILAADTGESEVALWDVTNGQRLHTIPGKIDESGIGAFSPDSRVIATRLGNGALIFWDTRTGNKLHELPGNHPFSFSPDGQSFVAGIGGEQNGVNIWPLEAAKLWDLLAANTDQQRAVLSNLKQASEFLWQRRVDGLNIVDAPHQPRLYPHNGYFFEHENRMRPLLDPPSPGQSKFDQVYQWAIEQTK